The following are encoded together in the Chlorocebus sabaeus isolate Y175 chromosome 20, mChlSab1.0.hap1, whole genome shotgun sequence genome:
- the ETV3 gene encoding ETS translocation variant 3 isoform X2: MKAGCSIVEKPEGGGGYQFPDWAYKTESSPGSRQIQLWHFILELLQKEEFRHVIAWQQGEYGEFVIKDPDEVARLWGRRKCKPQMNYDKLSRALRYYYNKRILHKTKGKRFTYKFNFNKLVMPNYPFINIRSSDGNLFLQTLPIFCETSKLSLIR; encoded by the exons ATGAAAGCCGGCTGTAGCATCGTGGAAAAGCCagaaggaggtggag GGTATCAGTTTCCTGATTGGGCCTACAAAACAGAGTCGTCCCCAGGCTCCCGGCAGATCCAGCTGTGGCACTTCATCCTGGAGCTGCTGCAGAAGGAAGAGTTCCGCCATGTCATCGCCTGGCAGCAGGGAGAGTACGGGGAATTTGTCATCAAGGATCCAGATGAGGTGGCCCGCCTCTGGGGCCGCAGGAAATGCAAACCACAGATGAATTATGACAAGCTGAGCCGGGCCCTCAG ATACTATTACAACAAGAGGATCCTTcataaaacaaaagggaaaagattTACCTATAAATTTAACTTCAACAAACTGGTGATGCCCAACTACCCGTTCATCAACATTCGGTCAAGTG ATGGGAACCTGTTTCTACAAACACTTCCGATTTTCTGTGAAACTAGCAAGCTCTCCCTTATCAGGTGA
- the ETV3 gene encoding ETS translocation variant 3 isoform X1, producing the protein MKAGCSIVEKPEGGGGYQFPDWAYKTESSPGSRQIQLWHFILELLQKEEFRHVIAWQQGEYGEFVIKDPDEVARLWGRRKCKPQMNYDKLSRALRYYYNKRILHKTKGKRFTYKFNFNKLVMPNYPFINIRSSGVVPQSAPPVPTASSRFHFPPLDTHSPTSDVQPGRFSASSLTASGQESSNGTDRKAELSELEDGSAADWRRAVDPMSSRNAIGGGGIGHQKRKPDIMLPLFARPGMYPDPHSPFAVSPVPGRGGVLNVPISPALSLTPTIFSYSPSPGLSPFTSSSCFSFNPEEMKHYLHSQACSVFNYHLSPRTFPRYPGLMVPPLQCQMHPEESTQFSIKLQPPPVGRKNRERVESSEESAPVTAPTMASIPPRIKVEPASEKDPESLRQSARGKEEHTQEEGTVPSRTVEEEKGTIFARPAPPIWPSVPISTPSEEPLEVTEDSEDRPGKEPSAPEKKEDALMPPKLRLKRRWNDDPEARELSKSGKFLWNGSGPQGLATAAADA; encoded by the exons ATGAAAGCCGGCTGTAGCATCGTGGAAAAGCCagaaggaggtggag GGTATCAGTTTCCTGATTGGGCCTACAAAACAGAGTCGTCCCCAGGCTCCCGGCAGATCCAGCTGTGGCACTTCATCCTGGAGCTGCTGCAGAAGGAAGAGTTCCGCCATGTCATCGCCTGGCAGCAGGGAGAGTACGGGGAATTTGTCATCAAGGATCCAGATGAGGTGGCCCGCCTCTGGGGCCGCAGGAAATGCAAACCACAGATGAATTATGACAAGCTGAGCCGGGCCCTCAG ATACTATTACAACAAGAGGATCCTTcataaaacaaaagggaaaagattTACCTATAAATTTAACTTCAACAAACTGGTGATGCCCAACTACCCGTTCATCAACATTCGGTCAAGTG GTGTGGTTCCTCAGAGTGCGCCACCAGTGCCAACAGCCTCTTCCCGGTTCCATTTCCCACCTCTGGACACCCATTCTCCAACCAGTGATGTGCAGCCGGGACGGTTCTCTGCTAGCTCCCTAACTGCTTCTGGCCAGGAGTCCAGTAATGGTACTGATAGAAAGGCTGAGCTTTCCGAGCTGGAGGATGGCTCAGCTGCTGACTGGCGCCGGGCTGTGGATCCCATGTCCTCCAGGAATGCCATTGGCGGAGGAGGGATTGGCCATCAGAAACGCAAGCCTGACATAATGCTTCCTCTGTTTGCTAGGCCAGGGATGTACCCTGACCCCCACAGTCCCTTCGCTGTCTCTCCAGTCCCTGGCCGCGGAGGTGTCCTTAATGTCCCCATTTCACCAGCCCTCTCCCTGACTCCCACCATCTTCTCCTATAGCCCATCACCAGGCCTGAGTCCTTTCACCAGCAGCAGCTGCTTCTCCTTCAACCCTGAGGAAATGAAACACTACCTTCATTCTCAAGCTTGTTCTGTGTTCAACTACCATCTGAGTCCTCGGACTTTTCCCCGTTACCCGGGGCTCATGGTTCCACCACTGCAGTGCCAGATGCATCCTGAGGAGTCAACTCAGTTCTCCATCAAGCTGCAGCCCCCACCAGTTGGGCGGAAGAACCGGGAGAGGGTTGAGAGCAGCGAGGAGTCAGCACCAGTCACCGCGCCCACCATGGCTTCTATTCCCCCAAGAATCAAGGTGGAACCTGCCTCTGAAAAGGATCCTGAGAGCCTCAGGCAGTCGGCACGAGGGAAGGAGGAGCACACTCAAGAAGAGGGCACTGTGCCAAGCAGGACCGTTGAGGAAGAAAAAGGCACCATCTTTGCCCGTCCTGCACCACCCATCTGGCCCTCTGTGCCCATTAGCACCCCAAGTGAAGAACCTCTGGAGGTGACTGAAGATAGTGAGGACAGGCCTGGCAAAGAGCCCAGTGCACCTGAGAAGAAAGAAGATGCCCTGATGCCCCCCAAGCTTCGGTTGAAGCGGCGCTGGAATGATGACCCTGAAGCCCGAGAGCTGAGCAAGAGTGGCAAGTTCCTCTGGAATGGGTCAGGACCCCAGGGCTTGGCAACAGCAGCAGCTGATGCTTAG